DNA sequence from the Butyricimonas faecalis genome:
AGACAACACATCCAGAATCGGTAGTTTCCCTTCATTATAACTAAAAGTATTCAATTTCAAGTTTTCCCAGGCTATCTCCAATGTAGAATTAGCAATCTCCACCTGTTTCCTATTCTCGTTCAACTTCACCCAAGCATTTGCCAATTCCTCTTTCACTTGATCCTCTACTTTACTCATGATCAATTCCTTACTCACCTCCATCGCACGATTCTGTTTCACGTACTGATGTTTCTCTCCCCAGTTAAAAATAGGCATACTCAACTTTGCAAAAGCCACCGTCGCAAACTTCTCGTCACCAGCAACATTAATCAACGGCGTACCCCACGTCTCCTTCACCCCCACGGCAAACTGCGGCAGATATTTGGAACGTATAATCTTGGTCTGTTGCTTGGTCAAATTAAAATCCTGCACGGCAATCTGGTAATCGGCCCTCCGTTTCAAGGCCACCTCCAACGGTTGCAAACCCGGAACCATCACCGGTTTCTGAATCGAGTCCGTAATAACCCACTTTTCCTCTAAAGGAACCCCCATCATGATTTTAAACGACTGCATCGCTGTCTGGTAATTCATATTCCGGGTAGACTCTTGCAACTCCGCCTCCTTCAAGCGAGTCTTCACCATCAACAAGTCCGTCTTGCTGATCGCCCCCTCGTCAAAACGCTTTTGTACAATTCCGTCCAATTCCTTCACGATCAACACGAACTCTTGGGAGATATAAAACAAACTCTCGTTAGCCGCCAACGTCCAATAACTCACGTCAGCCGCATAAATAATATTATCGGTCGTCAACTCTTCTCCCAAACGGGCAATCGCTTTCTGTAACCTAGCCGCCTCCTGCTGCTTGCGTACCATACTCCCCGCGTACACGTTCTGCGACAATGCCGCCTCCACCGAATAATTATTGTGTTTCAGATCAACCCCCTGCATAAATTCCACGTCTTCTATCTGATACGAAAAATTCCCACTCAATTGCAATTTCGGGAAGAATCCCGTCTTTACCCCCTTCAACGCGTATATTGCCGCCTTAACAGCCTCTCTCGATTGCTTGATGTCCTGATTATACTCCAGCACCTTCGCCCGGTACTCCTCGACCGTCAAGGTCTGCGCCTTCACCGTCCCCGCCAATAACAAAACCATTCCTATACTAAATAAAACCCTCATAATAATTGAAAATTGAGAACTGAAAATCTAAAATCCTAAATCTTAAATCTTAAATCCAAATCACTCCGCTTTTATCCCGAATATCAAACAATACGTCACGGGCAACACCACGATAGTCAATAAACTGGCTACCAACAAGCCCCCCATGATACAGGCTGCCATACCGCCAAACATCGCGTCGAACAACAAGGGCAGCATACCCAATATCGTCGTACCCGAAGCCATGGCTACCGGAACGATTCTTGACTTCGTGGCCTGCAACACGGCATCCAGCGGGGCCAACCCGTTCTCCTGTTCGATACCGATCTGGTCCACCAGTACAATCGCATTCTTAATATTCATCCCGACCAATCCCAACACGCCCAGTAAAGCGAAAAAGTCAAACATTTTTCCCATCACCAGCAAACCAAAGACCACCCCGATAAAAATCAACGGCACCATCAGCAATATAACCATCGGTTTCCTATATGTTCTGAAAAGCAACAACAACACGACAAACATCAAGATAAACGTCAACGGCATATTGGCTGCCAAAGCCTCGTTGGACTCCACCTGACTTTCCTCCTCCCCAAATATTTTCATCCGGTACCCTTCCGGCATCTCCATACGCTTCACCTTGTCCCATACTTCCGTGAAAGCTGCTTTCGTATTGGCTCCCCGTTTGGGATCACATTGCGCCATCATCACCCGATCCCGATTATACCGCTTGATCACGTTATAATGATAATCATAAGCAAAGCTATCCACCACCTGTGCCAGAGGCACCGTGAACCCTTGCGTGGCAAACACGGGCAGCGTCTTCATGTTATCTAAATTCTTACTATCAAACCCATCCTCCTTCAACAATATCGGCATAAACAAATCCTTCTCCCGGAAGTCCCCGATGGCCAACCCATTGGTGGCAATCTTCAAAGCGTAAGCCACCGACTGGCGGGTAATCCCCAG
Encoded proteins:
- a CDS encoding TolC family protein, with translation MRVLFSIGMVLLLAGTVKAQTLTVEEYRAKVLEYNQDIKQSREAVKAAIYALKGVKTGFFPKLQLSGNFSYQIEDVEFMQGVDLKHNNYSVEAALSQNVYAGSMVRKQQEAARLQKAIARLGEELTTDNIIYAADVSYWTLAANESLFYISQEFVLIVKELDGIVQKRFDEGAISKTDLLMVKTRLKEAELQESTRNMNYQTAMQSFKIMMGVPLEEKWVITDSIQKPVMVPGLQPLEVALKRRADYQIAVQDFNLTKQQTKIIRSKYLPQFAVGVKETWGTPLINVAGDEKFATVAFAKLSMPIFNWGEKHQYVKQNRAMEVSKELIMSKVEDQVKEELANAWVKLNENRKQVEIANSTLEIAWENLKLNTFSYNEGKLPILDVLSSQVTWLQAYTNVVSANYQYKVAYAEYVRILGGR